A single Lycium ferocissimum isolate CSIRO_LF1 unplaced genomic scaffold, AGI_CSIRO_Lferr_CH_V1 ctg4585, whole genome shotgun sequence DNA region contains:
- the LOC132044464 gene encoding pre-mRNA-processing protein 40A-like isoform X1 produces MANNSHFTAMQPPIPPLSGPPQGAIPSMSLQQFQPMLPPQQAQPYVSGSSQQFQPLGHANVAMPPQPSQIPQPMQQVAGRPVVGGHSMPQGPPIPHDFQRNPPISNNHMPGFGGPSLPLPSSYNQVNADSSSSQYQTQIHDHRFPSGGQPWMPTSNHNVNSATTMQKTGELAAPLAVLEANHRGDSVETTPSDWIEHTSRNGKKYYYNRRTRISSWEKPLELMTEMERADASTDWREFTSPEGRKYYYNKVTRKSKWKMPDEVKLARESMKVEVVKGLGKEKDTISHASDFGSVSGVKTSSPGADGSLVLAQRAMSSPVAVAPVANLPTIVASESSNLPGKVSSPTIDAVEMQNSSEPASPAVANSEKIGIAITLGNSVATPVSETTSAQDAVVYGGGVSPDNTEEVKKDAALSEIGNATPSEEKTVELGPLIYESKAEAKSAFKTLLESANIGSDCTWDQGMRAIINDPRYGALKSLGERKQAFNEYLSQKKKLEAEERRVKQKKAREDFRIMLEDCKELLPSSRWSKAISIFEHDERFKAVERAKDREDLFEDYVEELEKKERARALEEQKRNRVEYLEFLKSCDFIKASSQWRKVQDRLEADERCSRLEKIDRLEIFQEYLRDLEREEEEQRKLRMEELRKAERKNRDEFRKLMEEHVAAGILNAKTHWRDYCIKIKDLAAYLAVSSNASGSTAKDLFADVFDELEKQYLDDKSRIRDAVRMTEIGLTSTWTLEDFKVAIAKCISSPPISDTNLKFVFEELLERAREREEKEAKRHKRLVDEFYELLHASKEITALSKWEDCKSLFGDRIMGDESLVLEIFDKFVNELKEKAKEKEWKRQEDKARKEKERKDREKKKEKHRRDKDRGEKSRKERERTKKDGTDSDKAETYSFEEIKRSGSDRDKKHRKRHTSSFDDDENEKDHSRSSHRHDSDHKKSKQMDQHVWSSEANSEGQHKKQKRDHRTDSHRDGDYEDHKDCEFGEDGEVQ; encoded by the exons CCTCCTATACCGCCTCTGAGTGGTCCTCCTCAGGGTGCTATTCCATCCATGTCGCTGCAG CAGTTCCAGCCGATGCTTCCACCCCAGCAGGCACAACCATATGTTTCTGGGTCATCTCAACAATTTCAGCCACTTGGACATGCAAATGTTGCGATGCCTCCTCAACCTTCACAAATTCCTCAACCTATGCAACAGGTTGCTGGTAGACCTGTAGTAGGAGGGCATAGTATGCCTCAGGGACCACCTATTCCCCATGATTTTCAGCGAAACCCTCCGATATCAAATAACCACATGCCTGGTTTTGGTGGCCCAAGTTTGCCTCTACCTTCTTCATATAAT CAGGTCAATGCAGATTCTTCCAGCTCCCAGTATCAGACACAGATACATGATCATAGGTTTCCGTCAGGGGGGCAACCCTGGATGCCAACAAGTAATCATAATGTGAATTCTGCGACAACTATGCAGAAGACTGGAGAATTAGCAGCTCCCTTGGCTGTTCTA GAAGCAAATCACAGGGGTGACTCTGTTGAGACTACTCCGTCAGATTGGATTGAGCATACTTCTCGAAATGGGAAAAA ATACTATTATAATAGAAGGACAAGAATCTCTAGCTGGGAGAAGCCTCTAGAGCTGATGACAGAAATGGAG AGGGCAGATGCATCAACTGACTGGAGAGAATTTACAAGTCCTGAGGGAAGAAA GTATTACTACAACAAGGTTACTAGAAAGTCAAAATGGAAAATGCCTGATGAAGTCAAG TTGGCTCGTGAGAGTATGAAAGTGGAGGTAGTCAAGGGATTGGGAAAAGAAAAGGACACTATTTCACACGCCTCTGATTTTGGATCCGTTTCTGGTGTTAAAACATCATCCCCGGGTGCAGATGGTTCATTAGTCTTGGCACAAAGAGCTATGTCAAGCCCAGTAGCTGTGGCACCAGTTGCTAACTTACCAACTATTGTGGCTTCAGAATCATCAAATTTACCTGGTAAGGTTTCTTCTCCAACGATTGACGCAGTCGAAATGCAGAATTCTTCAGAACCTGCTTCGCCAGCTGTTGCTAATTCAGAGAAAATTGGAATAGCAATAACCTTGGGAAATTCTGTCGCAACGCCAGT TTCTGAGACTACTTCAGCTCAGGATGCAGTAGTGTATGGCGGTGGAGTTTCTCCGGACAATACGGAG GAAGTTAAGAAAGATGCTGCACTATCTGAAATAGGAAATGCTACTCCTTCAGAAGAGAAAACCGTCGAGCTGGGACCATTAATTTATGAGAGCAAAGCG GAGGCAAAGAGTGCATTCAAGACTCTTCTGGAATCTGCAAATATTGGGTCTGACTGCACGTGGGATCAG GGCATGAGAGCAATAATCAATGACCCAAGATATGGTGCTCTAAAATCCCTTGGTGAGCGGAAGCAAGCTTTTAATGAG TATCTGAGCCAAAAGAAAAAACTGGAAGCTGAAGAGAGACGTGTTAAACAGAAAAAAGCTCGTGAAGATTTCAGGATAATGTTAGAA GATTGCAAGGAGCTGTTGCCATCCTCAAGATGGAG TAAGGCAATCTCCATATTCGAACATGATGAACGTTTTAAAGCTGTTGAGCGAGCTAAAGACCGTGAGGACCTTTTTGAAGATTATGTGGAGGAACTTGAGAAAAAG GAGCGTGCAAGGGCATTGGAGGAGCAGAAGCGCAATAGAGTGGAGTatttagaattcttaaaatccTGTGACTTTATTAAG GCCAGTAGCCAGTGGCGGAAAGTTCAGGACCGCTTAGAAGCTGATGAAAGATGCTCTCGCCTTGAGAAAATTGATCGCTTGGAGATTTTCCAG GAATATTTACGTGATTTAGAGAGGGAAGAGGAGGAGCAAAGGAAACTGCGGATG GAAGAATTGAGGAAAGCAGAACGTAAAAATCGTGATGAGTTCCGAAAACTGATGGAAGAGCATGTTGCTGCGGGAATACTTAATGCAAAAACTCACTGGCGTGATTATTGCATCAAA ATCAAAGATTTAGCTGCATATCTGGCTGTCTCATCAAATGCTTCAGGGTCAACAGCAAAAGACTTATTTGCAGATGTTTTTGATGAGCTGGAGAAACAG TATCTTGATGACAAGTCACGAATTAGAGATGCAGTGAGGATGACCGAG ATTGGATTGACATCAACCTGGACGCTTgaagattttaaagttgcaaTTGCAAAATGCATTAGCTCTCCACCAATATCAGATACCAACTTAAAG TTTGTCTTTGAAGAGTTACTAGAAAGGGCCagggagagagaagaaaaagaagctaAAAGGCATAAACGTCTAGTAGATGAGTTCTATGAACTTCTTCATGCATCAAAG GAAATTACTGCATTGTCGAAATGGGAGGACTGCAAATCCCTCTTCGGAGATAG AATAATGGGTGATGAGAGCTTGGTGCTGGAAATATTTGACAAGTTTGTTAATGAACTAAAAGAAAAGGCAAAAGAGAAGGAGTGGAAGCGTCAAGAGGATAAG GcaagaaaagagaaggaaaggaaagatagagaaaagaagaaggaaaagcaTAGGAGGGATAAAGACAGAGGGGAAAAAAgcaggaaagagagagaaagaaccAAGAAAGATGGTACAGACAGCGACAAGGCTGAGACATACAGTTTCGAGGAGATCAAAAGGTCAGGAAGTGACAGAGATAAGAAACACCGCAAGCGGCATACAAGTTCCTTTGATGAcgatgaaaatgagaaagatcATTCAAGAAGTTCTCACAGACATGACAGTGATCATAAGAAATCAAAACAG ATGGACCAGCACGTCTGGAGTTCGGAAGCTAATTCGGAGGGCCAGCATAAGAAACAAAAGCGAGATCATCGGACTGATTCTCATAGGGATGGTGACTATGAGGATCACAAAGATTGTGAATTTGGTGAGGATGGAGAAGTTCAGTAG
- the LOC132044464 gene encoding pre-mRNA-processing protein 40A-like isoform X6, with protein MANNSHFTAMQQFQPMLPPQQAQPYVSGSSQQFQPLGHANVAMPPQPSQIPQPMQQVAGRPVVGGHSMPQGPPIPHDFQRNPPISNNHMPGFGGPSLPLPSSYNQVNADSSSSQYQTQIHDHRFPSGGQPWMPTSNHNVNSATTMQKTGELAAPLAVLEANHRGDSVETTPSDWIEHTSRNGKKYYYNRRTRISSWEKPLELMTEMERADASTDWREFTSPEGRKYYYNKVTRKSKWKMPDEVKLARESMKVEVVKGLGKEKDTISHASDFGSVSGVKTSSPGADGSLVLAQRAMSSPVAVAPVANLPTIVASESSNLPGKVSSPTIDAVEMQNSSEPASPAVANSEKIGIAITLGNSVATPVSETTSAQDAVVYGGGVSPDNTEEVKKDAALSEIGNATPSEEKTVELGPLIYESKAEAKSAFKTLLESANIGSDCTWDQGMRAIINDPRYGALKSLGERKQAFNEYLSQKKKLEAEERRVKQKKAREDFRIMLEDCKELLPSSRWSKAISIFEHDERFKAVERAKDREDLFEDYVEELEKKERARALEEQKRNRVEYLEFLKSCDFIKASSQWRKVQDRLEADERCSRLEKIDRLEIFQEYLRDLEREEEEQRKLRMEELRKAERKNRDEFRKLMEEHVAAGILNAKTHWRDYCIKIKDLAAYLAVSSNASGSTAKDLFADVFDELEKQYLDDKSRIRDAVRMTEIGLTSTWTLEDFKVAIAKCISSPPISDTNLKFVFEELLERAREREEKEAKRHKRLVDEFYELLHASKEITALSKWEDCKSLFGDRIMGDESLVLEIFDKFVNELKEKAKEKEWKRQEDKARKEKERKDREKKKEKHRRDKDRGEKSRKERERTKKDGTDSDKAETYSFEEIKRSGSDRDKKHRKRHTSSFDDDENEKDHSRSSHRHDSDHKKSKQMDQHVWSSEANSEGQHKKQKRDHRTDSHRDGDYEDHKDCEFGEDGEVQ; from the exons CAGTTCCAGCCGATGCTTCCACCCCAGCAGGCACAACCATATGTTTCTGGGTCATCTCAACAATTTCAGCCACTTGGACATGCAAATGTTGCGATGCCTCCTCAACCTTCACAAATTCCTCAACCTATGCAACAGGTTGCTGGTAGACCTGTAGTAGGAGGGCATAGTATGCCTCAGGGACCACCTATTCCCCATGATTTTCAGCGAAACCCTCCGATATCAAATAACCACATGCCTGGTTTTGGTGGCCCAAGTTTGCCTCTACCTTCTTCATATAAT CAGGTCAATGCAGATTCTTCCAGCTCCCAGTATCAGACACAGATACATGATCATAGGTTTCCGTCAGGGGGGCAACCCTGGATGCCAACAAGTAATCATAATGTGAATTCTGCGACAACTATGCAGAAGACTGGAGAATTAGCAGCTCCCTTGGCTGTTCTA GAAGCAAATCACAGGGGTGACTCTGTTGAGACTACTCCGTCAGATTGGATTGAGCATACTTCTCGAAATGGGAAAAA ATACTATTATAATAGAAGGACAAGAATCTCTAGCTGGGAGAAGCCTCTAGAGCTGATGACAGAAATGGAG AGGGCAGATGCATCAACTGACTGGAGAGAATTTACAAGTCCTGAGGGAAGAAA GTATTACTACAACAAGGTTACTAGAAAGTCAAAATGGAAAATGCCTGATGAAGTCAAG TTGGCTCGTGAGAGTATGAAAGTGGAGGTAGTCAAGGGATTGGGAAAAGAAAAGGACACTATTTCACACGCCTCTGATTTTGGATCCGTTTCTGGTGTTAAAACATCATCCCCGGGTGCAGATGGTTCATTAGTCTTGGCACAAAGAGCTATGTCAAGCCCAGTAGCTGTGGCACCAGTTGCTAACTTACCAACTATTGTGGCTTCAGAATCATCAAATTTACCTGGTAAGGTTTCTTCTCCAACGATTGACGCAGTCGAAATGCAGAATTCTTCAGAACCTGCTTCGCCAGCTGTTGCTAATTCAGAGAAAATTGGAATAGCAATAACCTTGGGAAATTCTGTCGCAACGCCAGT TTCTGAGACTACTTCAGCTCAGGATGCAGTAGTGTATGGCGGTGGAGTTTCTCCGGACAATACGGAG GAAGTTAAGAAAGATGCTGCACTATCTGAAATAGGAAATGCTACTCCTTCAGAAGAGAAAACCGTCGAGCTGGGACCATTAATTTATGAGAGCAAAGCG GAGGCAAAGAGTGCATTCAAGACTCTTCTGGAATCTGCAAATATTGGGTCTGACTGCACGTGGGATCAG GGCATGAGAGCAATAATCAATGACCCAAGATATGGTGCTCTAAAATCCCTTGGTGAGCGGAAGCAAGCTTTTAATGAG TATCTGAGCCAAAAGAAAAAACTGGAAGCTGAAGAGAGACGTGTTAAACAGAAAAAAGCTCGTGAAGATTTCAGGATAATGTTAGAA GATTGCAAGGAGCTGTTGCCATCCTCAAGATGGAG TAAGGCAATCTCCATATTCGAACATGATGAACGTTTTAAAGCTGTTGAGCGAGCTAAAGACCGTGAGGACCTTTTTGAAGATTATGTGGAGGAACTTGAGAAAAAG GAGCGTGCAAGGGCATTGGAGGAGCAGAAGCGCAATAGAGTGGAGTatttagaattcttaaaatccTGTGACTTTATTAAG GCCAGTAGCCAGTGGCGGAAAGTTCAGGACCGCTTAGAAGCTGATGAAAGATGCTCTCGCCTTGAGAAAATTGATCGCTTGGAGATTTTCCAG GAATATTTACGTGATTTAGAGAGGGAAGAGGAGGAGCAAAGGAAACTGCGGATG GAAGAATTGAGGAAAGCAGAACGTAAAAATCGTGATGAGTTCCGAAAACTGATGGAAGAGCATGTTGCTGCGGGAATACTTAATGCAAAAACTCACTGGCGTGATTATTGCATCAAA ATCAAAGATTTAGCTGCATATCTGGCTGTCTCATCAAATGCTTCAGGGTCAACAGCAAAAGACTTATTTGCAGATGTTTTTGATGAGCTGGAGAAACAG TATCTTGATGACAAGTCACGAATTAGAGATGCAGTGAGGATGACCGAG ATTGGATTGACATCAACCTGGACGCTTgaagattttaaagttgcaaTTGCAAAATGCATTAGCTCTCCACCAATATCAGATACCAACTTAAAG TTTGTCTTTGAAGAGTTACTAGAAAGGGCCagggagagagaagaaaaagaagctaAAAGGCATAAACGTCTAGTAGATGAGTTCTATGAACTTCTTCATGCATCAAAG GAAATTACTGCATTGTCGAAATGGGAGGACTGCAAATCCCTCTTCGGAGATAG AATAATGGGTGATGAGAGCTTGGTGCTGGAAATATTTGACAAGTTTGTTAATGAACTAAAAGAAAAGGCAAAAGAGAAGGAGTGGAAGCGTCAAGAGGATAAG GcaagaaaagagaaggaaaggaaagatagagaaaagaagaaggaaaagcaTAGGAGGGATAAAGACAGAGGGGAAAAAAgcaggaaagagagagaaagaaccAAGAAAGATGGTACAGACAGCGACAAGGCTGAGACATACAGTTTCGAGGAGATCAAAAGGTCAGGAAGTGACAGAGATAAGAAACACCGCAAGCGGCATACAAGTTCCTTTGATGAcgatgaaaatgagaaagatcATTCAAGAAGTTCTCACAGACATGACAGTGATCATAAGAAATCAAAACAG ATGGACCAGCACGTCTGGAGTTCGGAAGCTAATTCGGAGGGCCAGCATAAGAAACAAAAGCGAGATCATCGGACTGATTCTCATAGGGATGGTGACTATGAGGATCACAAAGATTGTGAATTTGGTGAGGATGGAGAAGTTCAGTAG
- the LOC132044464 gene encoding pre-mRNA-processing protein 40A-like isoform X7, with translation MANNSHFTAMQFQPMLPPQQAQPYVSGSSQQFQPLGHANVAMPPQPSQIPQPMQQVAGRPVVGGHSMPQGPPIPHDFQRNPPISNNHMPGFGGPSLPLPSSYNQVNADSSSSQYQTQIHDHRFPSGGQPWMPTSNHNVNSATTMQKTGELAAPLAVLEANHRGDSVETTPSDWIEHTSRNGKKYYYNRRTRISSWEKPLELMTEMERADASTDWREFTSPEGRKYYYNKVTRKSKWKMPDEVKLARESMKVEVVKGLGKEKDTISHASDFGSVSGVKTSSPGADGSLVLAQRAMSSPVAVAPVANLPTIVASESSNLPGKVSSPTIDAVEMQNSSEPASPAVANSEKIGIAITLGNSVATPVSETTSAQDAVVYGGGVSPDNTEEVKKDAALSEIGNATPSEEKTVELGPLIYESKAEAKSAFKTLLESANIGSDCTWDQGMRAIINDPRYGALKSLGERKQAFNEYLSQKKKLEAEERRVKQKKAREDFRIMLEDCKELLPSSRWSKAISIFEHDERFKAVERAKDREDLFEDYVEELEKKERARALEEQKRNRVEYLEFLKSCDFIKASSQWRKVQDRLEADERCSRLEKIDRLEIFQEYLRDLEREEEEQRKLRMEELRKAERKNRDEFRKLMEEHVAAGILNAKTHWRDYCIKIKDLAAYLAVSSNASGSTAKDLFADVFDELEKQYLDDKSRIRDAVRMTEIGLTSTWTLEDFKVAIAKCISSPPISDTNLKFVFEELLERAREREEKEAKRHKRLVDEFYELLHASKEITALSKWEDCKSLFGDRIMGDESLVLEIFDKFVNELKEKAKEKEWKRQEDKARKEKERKDREKKKEKHRRDKDRGEKSRKERERTKKDGTDSDKAETYSFEEIKRSGSDRDKKHRKRHTSSFDDDENEKDHSRSSHRHDSDHKKSKQMDQHVWSSEANSEGQHKKQKRDHRTDSHRDGDYEDHKDCEFGEDGEVQ, from the exons TTCCAGCCGATGCTTCCACCCCAGCAGGCACAACCATATGTTTCTGGGTCATCTCAACAATTTCAGCCACTTGGACATGCAAATGTTGCGATGCCTCCTCAACCTTCACAAATTCCTCAACCTATGCAACAGGTTGCTGGTAGACCTGTAGTAGGAGGGCATAGTATGCCTCAGGGACCACCTATTCCCCATGATTTTCAGCGAAACCCTCCGATATCAAATAACCACATGCCTGGTTTTGGTGGCCCAAGTTTGCCTCTACCTTCTTCATATAAT CAGGTCAATGCAGATTCTTCCAGCTCCCAGTATCAGACACAGATACATGATCATAGGTTTCCGTCAGGGGGGCAACCCTGGATGCCAACAAGTAATCATAATGTGAATTCTGCGACAACTATGCAGAAGACTGGAGAATTAGCAGCTCCCTTGGCTGTTCTA GAAGCAAATCACAGGGGTGACTCTGTTGAGACTACTCCGTCAGATTGGATTGAGCATACTTCTCGAAATGGGAAAAA ATACTATTATAATAGAAGGACAAGAATCTCTAGCTGGGAGAAGCCTCTAGAGCTGATGACAGAAATGGAG AGGGCAGATGCATCAACTGACTGGAGAGAATTTACAAGTCCTGAGGGAAGAAA GTATTACTACAACAAGGTTACTAGAAAGTCAAAATGGAAAATGCCTGATGAAGTCAAG TTGGCTCGTGAGAGTATGAAAGTGGAGGTAGTCAAGGGATTGGGAAAAGAAAAGGACACTATTTCACACGCCTCTGATTTTGGATCCGTTTCTGGTGTTAAAACATCATCCCCGGGTGCAGATGGTTCATTAGTCTTGGCACAAAGAGCTATGTCAAGCCCAGTAGCTGTGGCACCAGTTGCTAACTTACCAACTATTGTGGCTTCAGAATCATCAAATTTACCTGGTAAGGTTTCTTCTCCAACGATTGACGCAGTCGAAATGCAGAATTCTTCAGAACCTGCTTCGCCAGCTGTTGCTAATTCAGAGAAAATTGGAATAGCAATAACCTTGGGAAATTCTGTCGCAACGCCAGT TTCTGAGACTACTTCAGCTCAGGATGCAGTAGTGTATGGCGGTGGAGTTTCTCCGGACAATACGGAG GAAGTTAAGAAAGATGCTGCACTATCTGAAATAGGAAATGCTACTCCTTCAGAAGAGAAAACCGTCGAGCTGGGACCATTAATTTATGAGAGCAAAGCG GAGGCAAAGAGTGCATTCAAGACTCTTCTGGAATCTGCAAATATTGGGTCTGACTGCACGTGGGATCAG GGCATGAGAGCAATAATCAATGACCCAAGATATGGTGCTCTAAAATCCCTTGGTGAGCGGAAGCAAGCTTTTAATGAG TATCTGAGCCAAAAGAAAAAACTGGAAGCTGAAGAGAGACGTGTTAAACAGAAAAAAGCTCGTGAAGATTTCAGGATAATGTTAGAA GATTGCAAGGAGCTGTTGCCATCCTCAAGATGGAG TAAGGCAATCTCCATATTCGAACATGATGAACGTTTTAAAGCTGTTGAGCGAGCTAAAGACCGTGAGGACCTTTTTGAAGATTATGTGGAGGAACTTGAGAAAAAG GAGCGTGCAAGGGCATTGGAGGAGCAGAAGCGCAATAGAGTGGAGTatttagaattcttaaaatccTGTGACTTTATTAAG GCCAGTAGCCAGTGGCGGAAAGTTCAGGACCGCTTAGAAGCTGATGAAAGATGCTCTCGCCTTGAGAAAATTGATCGCTTGGAGATTTTCCAG GAATATTTACGTGATTTAGAGAGGGAAGAGGAGGAGCAAAGGAAACTGCGGATG GAAGAATTGAGGAAAGCAGAACGTAAAAATCGTGATGAGTTCCGAAAACTGATGGAAGAGCATGTTGCTGCGGGAATACTTAATGCAAAAACTCACTGGCGTGATTATTGCATCAAA ATCAAAGATTTAGCTGCATATCTGGCTGTCTCATCAAATGCTTCAGGGTCAACAGCAAAAGACTTATTTGCAGATGTTTTTGATGAGCTGGAGAAACAG TATCTTGATGACAAGTCACGAATTAGAGATGCAGTGAGGATGACCGAG ATTGGATTGACATCAACCTGGACGCTTgaagattttaaagttgcaaTTGCAAAATGCATTAGCTCTCCACCAATATCAGATACCAACTTAAAG TTTGTCTTTGAAGAGTTACTAGAAAGGGCCagggagagagaagaaaaagaagctaAAAGGCATAAACGTCTAGTAGATGAGTTCTATGAACTTCTTCATGCATCAAAG GAAATTACTGCATTGTCGAAATGGGAGGACTGCAAATCCCTCTTCGGAGATAG AATAATGGGTGATGAGAGCTTGGTGCTGGAAATATTTGACAAGTTTGTTAATGAACTAAAAGAAAAGGCAAAAGAGAAGGAGTGGAAGCGTCAAGAGGATAAG GcaagaaaagagaaggaaaggaaagatagagaaaagaagaaggaaaagcaTAGGAGGGATAAAGACAGAGGGGAAAAAAgcaggaaagagagagaaagaaccAAGAAAGATGGTACAGACAGCGACAAGGCTGAGACATACAGTTTCGAGGAGATCAAAAGGTCAGGAAGTGACAGAGATAAGAAACACCGCAAGCGGCATACAAGTTCCTTTGATGAcgatgaaaatgagaaagatcATTCAAGAAGTTCTCACAGACATGACAGTGATCATAAGAAATCAAAACAG ATGGACCAGCACGTCTGGAGTTCGGAAGCTAATTCGGAGGGCCAGCATAAGAAACAAAAGCGAGATCATCGGACTGATTCTCATAGGGATGGTGACTATGAGGATCACAAAGATTGTGAATTTGGTGAGGATGGAGAAGTTCAGTAG